From the Erythrolamprus reginae isolate rEryReg1 chromosome Z, rEryReg1.hap1, whole genome shotgun sequence genome, one window contains:
- the MED25 gene encoding mediator of RNA polymerase II transcription subunit 25 isoform X14, whose product MVVPMLDLSAQPIGMVADVVFVIEGTANLGPYFESLRKHYLLPAIEYFNGGPPAETDFGGDYGGTQYSLVVFNTVDCAPESYVQCHAPTSSAYEFVTWLDSIQFVGGGSESCSLISEGLSTALQLFDDFKKMREQISGHTHKVCILICNSPPYLLPAVESTTYSGYTTENLVQKIGERGIHFSIISPRKLPALRILFEKSLTGSMLESQLKDYSQDPRHMILIRGMVLPVGGSGATNNTLQPKQPVSQPPPVPPPLPPAQPQVLPQVSQPYQVTQPTTLTAAQAAAQSAVEAAKNQKTGLGTRFPSLNTMQPAFSQAPTQTLPTGTVPALTQKLPASSQSSLVSTVTTGLLVQPPVQASSQSAASAMTSGVPPNSMNVTQLTQAQIGAPQQSIPNKVMAWSGVLEWQEPKPTSVDSNTKLTRSLPCQVYVNQGENLKAEQWPQKLIMQLIPQQLLTTLGHLFRNSRMVQFHFTNKDLESLKGLYRIMGNGFAGCVHFPHTTPCEVRVLMLLYSSKKKIFMGLIPYDQSGFVNGIRQVITNHKQVQQQKQMGGSQPMGSAPNTQPFLTKQPGTLPVTQGVQQQMGGQQVSPGMPQVGIMEERQQSLLQLRVQQPQPAAPPPNQPPQAQGPPQAGPQATQGAAMLRPQNPGANPQLRSLLLSQQPPQAGVPQSQQPLHHLQQGSSGMLPHQPMGQTLGHQPPGQQQLQLPGQPLMHQAPGQQWTAQMAPRPQLQGQMLMNAGPRGPVSQSGLQQVPAPSIMEDDILRDLI is encoded by the exons TATGGTGGTACCCAATATAGTCTGGTGGTGTTTAATACAGTAGACTGTGCTCCTGAATCATATGTACAGTGCCATGCGCCAACAAGCAGTGCGTATGAATTTGTCACATGGCTGGACAGCATTCA GTTTGTGGGGGGTGGTAGTGAGAGCTGCAGCCTCATCTCAGAAGGTCTCAGTACTGCCCTACAACTCTTCGATGACTTCAAGAAGATGAGAGAACAAAT CAGCGGCCACACTCATAAAGTCTGCATCCTTATCTGCAACTCACCTCCCTACCTGCTTCCAGCTGTGGAGAGTACCACATATTCAGGATATACAACAGAAAATCTGGTTCAAAAGATTGGTGAG CGGGGAATTCACTTTTCTATTATCTCCCCACGGAAACTGCCAGCTTTACGCATTCTGTTTGAGAAATCTCTGACAGGGAGCATGTTGGAGTCTCAGTTGAAGGACTATAGCCAGGATCCCCGGCACATGATCCTTATCCGTGGCATGGTACTTCCAG TAGGAGGATCAGGAGCAACCAATAACACCTTGCAGCCCAAACAACCTGTATCCCAGCCTCCCCCAGTGCCTCCTCCACTCCCTCCGGCACAACCACAAGTTCTGCCACAAGTTTCTCAGCCATATCAG GTTACTCAACCCACTACTCTTACTGCAGCCCAGGCAGCTGCTCAGTCCGCTGTGGAAGCCGCCAAGAACCAAAAGACCGGTCTAGGCACCCGCT TCCCTTCGTTGAATACCATGCAACCAGCTTTCAGTCAAGCTCCTACGCAAACCCTTCCGACAGGCACTGTTCCAGCTCTGACTCAAAAGCTCCCTGCCTCGTCTCAGTCTAGTCTGGTCTCCACAGTAACCACTGGCCTACTGGTTCAGCCACCTGTGCAAGCCTCCTCACAATCTGCTGCATCAGCCATG ACTAGTGGTGTGCCTCCCAACAGTATGAATGTGACTCAGCTGACACAGGCACAAATTGGAGCACCCCAGCAATCTATCCCAAACAAAGTGATGGCATGGAGTGGGGTGCTGGAATGGCAGGAG CCGAAGCCAACTTCTGTGGATTCTAATACTAAGCTCACTCGTTCCCTGCCTTGCCAGGTGTAtgtcaatcaaggagagaactt GAAGGCTGAGCAGTGGCCCCAGAAGCTCATTATGCAGTTGATTCCCCAACAGCTCTTG ACAACTCTGGGTCACCTGTTCCGCAATTCTCGCATGGTGCAGTTCCATTTCACGAATAAGGACTTGGAATCCCTCAAGGGACTATATCGCATCATGGGCAATGGATTT GCTGGCTGCGTCCACTTCCCCCACACGACACCTTGTGAGGTGCGAGTGCTGATGTTGCTCTACTCCTCCAAGAAGAAAATCTTCATGGGACTCATTCCTTATGACCAGAGTGGTTTTGTCAATGGGATCCGTCAAGTCATCACTAACCATAAACAAGTTCAACAGCAAAAG CAGATGGGGGGTTCTCAACCCATGGGCTCCGCACCCAACACACAGCCCTTCCTAACAAAGCAGCCTGGCACTTTGCCAGTAACTCAAGGAGTCCAGCAGCAG ATGGGTGGGCAACAGGTGAGCCCCGGTATGCCTCAGGTGGGAATAATGGAAGAACGGCAACAGAGTTTG TTGCAGCTCCGAGTACAGCAACCTCAGCCAGCTGCCCCACCTCCCAACCAACCTCCACAAGCACAGGGTCCCCCGCAGGCTGGGCCACAGGCCACCCAAGGAGCAGCCATGCTTAGGCCCCAAAACCCAGGAGCCAACCCTCAGCTACGAAGTCTTCTTCTGAGCCAACAACCA CCCCAAGCTGGAGTCCCTCAATCCCAGCAGCCCCTTCACCACCTACAGCAAGGATCTTCAGGAATGTTACCACACCAGCCCATGGGGCAGACTCTTGGGCATCAGCCTCCTGGGCAGCAACAGCTCCAGCTTCCTGGACAGCCGCTCATGCACCAAGCTCCTGGACAGCAGTGGACAGCCCAGATGGCACCACGGCCACAATTGCAAG GTCAAATGTTAATGAATGCTGGTCCCCGGGGACCTGTTTCTCAATCGGGGTTGCAGCAGGTTCCTGCCCCCAGCATCATGGAGGATGACATCCTCAGAGACCTCATCTGA
- the MED25 gene encoding mediator of RNA polymerase II transcription subunit 25 isoform X8: MVVPMLDLSAQPIGMVADVVFVIEGTANLGPYFESLRKHYLLPAIEYFNGGPPAETDFGGDYGGTQYSLVVFNTVDCAPESYVQCHAPTSSAYEFVTWLDSIQFVGGGSESCSLISEGLSTALQLFDDFKKMREQISGHTHKVCILICNSPPYLLPAVESTTYSGYTTENLVQKIGERGIHFSIISPRKLPALRILFEKSLTGSMLESQLKDYSQDPRHMILIRGMVLPVGGSGATNNTLQPKQPVSQPPPVPPPLPPAQPQVLPQVSQPYQVTQPTTLTAAQAAAQSAVEAAKNQKTGLGTRFPSLNTMQPAFSQAPTQTLPTGTVPALTQKLPASSQSSLVSTVTTGLLVQPPVQASSQSAASAMDVTGLPTDLCVSSSSTQTSGVPPNSMNVTQLTQAQIGAPQQSIPNKVMAWSGVLEWQEKPKPTSVDSNTKLTRSLPCQVYVNQGENLKAEQWPQKLIMQLIPQQLLTTLGHLFRNSRMVQFHFTNKDLESLKGLYRIMGNGFAGCVHFPHTTPCEVRVLMLLYSSKKKIFMGLIPYDQSGFVNGIRQVITNHKQVQQQKMGGSQPMGSAPNTQPFLTKQPGTLPVTQGVQQQMGGQQVSPGMPQVGIMEERQQSLLQLRVQQPQPAAPPPNQPPQAQGPPQAGPQATQGAAMLRPQNPGANPQLRSLLLSQQPPQAGVPQSQQPLHHLQQGSSGMLPHQPMGQTLGHQPPGQQQLQLPGQPLMHQAPGQQWTAQMAPRPQLQGQMLMNAGPRGPVSQSGLQQVPAPSIMEDDILRDLI, translated from the exons TATGGTGGTACCCAATATAGTCTGGTGGTGTTTAATACAGTAGACTGTGCTCCTGAATCATATGTACAGTGCCATGCGCCAACAAGCAGTGCGTATGAATTTGTCACATGGCTGGACAGCATTCA GTTTGTGGGGGGTGGTAGTGAGAGCTGCAGCCTCATCTCAGAAGGTCTCAGTACTGCCCTACAACTCTTCGATGACTTCAAGAAGATGAGAGAACAAAT CAGCGGCCACACTCATAAAGTCTGCATCCTTATCTGCAACTCACCTCCCTACCTGCTTCCAGCTGTGGAGAGTACCACATATTCAGGATATACAACAGAAAATCTGGTTCAAAAGATTGGTGAG CGGGGAATTCACTTTTCTATTATCTCCCCACGGAAACTGCCAGCTTTACGCATTCTGTTTGAGAAATCTCTGACAGGGAGCATGTTGGAGTCTCAGTTGAAGGACTATAGCCAGGATCCCCGGCACATGATCCTTATCCGTGGCATGGTACTTCCAG TAGGAGGATCAGGAGCAACCAATAACACCTTGCAGCCCAAACAACCTGTATCCCAGCCTCCCCCAGTGCCTCCTCCACTCCCTCCGGCACAACCACAAGTTCTGCCACAAGTTTCTCAGCCATATCAG GTTACTCAACCCACTACTCTTACTGCAGCCCAGGCAGCTGCTCAGTCCGCTGTGGAAGCCGCCAAGAACCAAAAGACCGGTCTAGGCACCCGCT TCCCTTCGTTGAATACCATGCAACCAGCTTTCAGTCAAGCTCCTACGCAAACCCTTCCGACAGGCACTGTTCCAGCTCTGACTCAAAAGCTCCCTGCCTCGTCTCAGTCTAGTCTGGTCTCCACAGTAACCACTGGCCTACTGGTTCAGCCACCTGTGCAAGCCTCCTCACAATCTGCTGCATCAGCCATG gatgTGACTGGCTTGCCAACTGACTTGTGCGTCTCTTCTTCCTCTACTCAGACTAGTGGTGTGCCTCCCAACAGTATGAATGTGACTCAGCTGACACAGGCACAAATTGGAGCACCCCAGCAATCTATCCCAAACAAAGTGATGGCATGGAGTGGGGTGCTGGAATGGCAGGAG AAGCCGAAGCCAACTTCTGTGGATTCTAATACTAAGCTCACTCGTTCCCTGCCTTGCCAGGTGTAtgtcaatcaaggagagaactt GAAGGCTGAGCAGTGGCCCCAGAAGCTCATTATGCAGTTGATTCCCCAACAGCTCTTG ACAACTCTGGGTCACCTGTTCCGCAATTCTCGCATGGTGCAGTTCCATTTCACGAATAAGGACTTGGAATCCCTCAAGGGACTATATCGCATCATGGGCAATGGATTT GCTGGCTGCGTCCACTTCCCCCACACGACACCTTGTGAGGTGCGAGTGCTGATGTTGCTCTACTCCTCCAAGAAGAAAATCTTCATGGGACTCATTCCTTATGACCAGAGTGGTTTTGTCAATGGGATCCGTCAAGTCATCACTAACCATAAACAAGTTCAACAGCAAAAG ATGGGGGGTTCTCAACCCATGGGCTCCGCACCCAACACACAGCCCTTCCTAACAAAGCAGCCTGGCACTTTGCCAGTAACTCAAGGAGTCCAGCAGCAG ATGGGTGGGCAACAGGTGAGCCCCGGTATGCCTCAGGTGGGAATAATGGAAGAACGGCAACAGAGTTTG TTGCAGCTCCGAGTACAGCAACCTCAGCCAGCTGCCCCACCTCCCAACCAACCTCCACAAGCACAGGGTCCCCCGCAGGCTGGGCCACAGGCCACCCAAGGAGCAGCCATGCTTAGGCCCCAAAACCCAGGAGCCAACCCTCAGCTACGAAGTCTTCTTCTGAGCCAACAACCA CCCCAAGCTGGAGTCCCTCAATCCCAGCAGCCCCTTCACCACCTACAGCAAGGATCTTCAGGAATGTTACCACACCAGCCCATGGGGCAGACTCTTGGGCATCAGCCTCCTGGGCAGCAACAGCTCCAGCTTCCTGGACAGCCGCTCATGCACCAAGCTCCTGGACAGCAGTGGACAGCCCAGATGGCACCACGGCCACAATTGCAAG GTCAAATGTTAATGAATGCTGGTCCCCGGGGACCTGTTTCTCAATCGGGGTTGCAGCAGGTTCCTGCCCCCAGCATCATGGAGGATGACATCCTCAGAGACCTCATCTGA
- the MED25 gene encoding mediator of RNA polymerase II transcription subunit 25 isoform X3 yields the protein MVVPMLDLSAQPIGMVADVVFVIEGTANLGPYFESLRKHYLLPAIEYFNGGPPAETDFGGDYGGTQYSLVVFNTVDCAPESYVQCHAPTSSAYEFVTWLDSIQFVGGGSESCSLISEGLSTALQLFDDFKKMREQISGHTHKVCILICNSPPYLLPAVESTTYSGYTTENLVQKIGERGIHFSIISPRKLPALRILFEKSLTGSMLESQLKDYSQDPRHMILIRGMVLPVGGSGATNNTLQPKQPVSQPPPVPPPLPPAQPQVLPQVSQPYQVTQPTTLTAAQAAAQSAVEAAKNQKTGLGTRFPSLNTMQPAFSQAPTQTLPTGTVPALTQKLPASSQSSLVSTVTTGLLVQPPVQASSQSAASAMDVTGLPTDLCVSSSSTQTSGVPPNSMNVTQLTQAQIGAPQQSIPNKVMAWSGVLEWQEKPKPTSVDSNTKLTRSLPCQVYVNQGENLKAEQWPQKLIMQLIPQQLLTTLGHLFRNSRMVQFHFTNKDLESLKGLYRIMGNGFAGCVHFPHTTPCEVRVLMLLYSSKKKIFMGLIPYDQSGFVNGIRQVITNHKQVQQQKMGGSQPMGSAPNTQPFLTKQPGTLPVTQGVQQQMGGQQVSPGMPQVGIMEERQQSLLQLRVQQPQPAAPPPNQPPQAQGPPQAGPQATQGAAMLRPQNPGANPQLRSLLLSQQPPQAGVPQSQQPLHHLQQGSSGMLPHQPMGQTLGHQPPGQQQLQLPGQPLMHQAPGQQWTAQMAPRPQLQGIGQMLMNAGPRGPVSQSGLQQVPAPSIMEDDILRDLI from the exons TATGGTGGTACCCAATATAGTCTGGTGGTGTTTAATACAGTAGACTGTGCTCCTGAATCATATGTACAGTGCCATGCGCCAACAAGCAGTGCGTATGAATTTGTCACATGGCTGGACAGCATTCA GTTTGTGGGGGGTGGTAGTGAGAGCTGCAGCCTCATCTCAGAAGGTCTCAGTACTGCCCTACAACTCTTCGATGACTTCAAGAAGATGAGAGAACAAAT CAGCGGCCACACTCATAAAGTCTGCATCCTTATCTGCAACTCACCTCCCTACCTGCTTCCAGCTGTGGAGAGTACCACATATTCAGGATATACAACAGAAAATCTGGTTCAAAAGATTGGTGAG CGGGGAATTCACTTTTCTATTATCTCCCCACGGAAACTGCCAGCTTTACGCATTCTGTTTGAGAAATCTCTGACAGGGAGCATGTTGGAGTCTCAGTTGAAGGACTATAGCCAGGATCCCCGGCACATGATCCTTATCCGTGGCATGGTACTTCCAG TAGGAGGATCAGGAGCAACCAATAACACCTTGCAGCCCAAACAACCTGTATCCCAGCCTCCCCCAGTGCCTCCTCCACTCCCTCCGGCACAACCACAAGTTCTGCCACAAGTTTCTCAGCCATATCAG GTTACTCAACCCACTACTCTTACTGCAGCCCAGGCAGCTGCTCAGTCCGCTGTGGAAGCCGCCAAGAACCAAAAGACCGGTCTAGGCACCCGCT TCCCTTCGTTGAATACCATGCAACCAGCTTTCAGTCAAGCTCCTACGCAAACCCTTCCGACAGGCACTGTTCCAGCTCTGACTCAAAAGCTCCCTGCCTCGTCTCAGTCTAGTCTGGTCTCCACAGTAACCACTGGCCTACTGGTTCAGCCACCTGTGCAAGCCTCCTCACAATCTGCTGCATCAGCCATG gatgTGACTGGCTTGCCAACTGACTTGTGCGTCTCTTCTTCCTCTACTCAGACTAGTGGTGTGCCTCCCAACAGTATGAATGTGACTCAGCTGACACAGGCACAAATTGGAGCACCCCAGCAATCTATCCCAAACAAAGTGATGGCATGGAGTGGGGTGCTGGAATGGCAGGAG AAGCCGAAGCCAACTTCTGTGGATTCTAATACTAAGCTCACTCGTTCCCTGCCTTGCCAGGTGTAtgtcaatcaaggagagaactt GAAGGCTGAGCAGTGGCCCCAGAAGCTCATTATGCAGTTGATTCCCCAACAGCTCTTG ACAACTCTGGGTCACCTGTTCCGCAATTCTCGCATGGTGCAGTTCCATTTCACGAATAAGGACTTGGAATCCCTCAAGGGACTATATCGCATCATGGGCAATGGATTT GCTGGCTGCGTCCACTTCCCCCACACGACACCTTGTGAGGTGCGAGTGCTGATGTTGCTCTACTCCTCCAAGAAGAAAATCTTCATGGGACTCATTCCTTATGACCAGAGTGGTTTTGTCAATGGGATCCGTCAAGTCATCACTAACCATAAACAAGTTCAACAGCAAAAG ATGGGGGGTTCTCAACCCATGGGCTCCGCACCCAACACACAGCCCTTCCTAACAAAGCAGCCTGGCACTTTGCCAGTAACTCAAGGAGTCCAGCAGCAG ATGGGTGGGCAACAGGTGAGCCCCGGTATGCCTCAGGTGGGAATAATGGAAGAACGGCAACAGAGTTTG TTGCAGCTCCGAGTACAGCAACCTCAGCCAGCTGCCCCACCTCCCAACCAACCTCCACAAGCACAGGGTCCCCCGCAGGCTGGGCCACAGGCCACCCAAGGAGCAGCCATGCTTAGGCCCCAAAACCCAGGAGCCAACCCTCAGCTACGAAGTCTTCTTCTGAGCCAACAACCA CCCCAAGCTGGAGTCCCTCAATCCCAGCAGCCCCTTCACCACCTACAGCAAGGATCTTCAGGAATGTTACCACACCAGCCCATGGGGCAGACTCTTGGGCATCAGCCTCCTGGGCAGCAACAGCTCCAGCTTCCTGGACAGCCGCTCATGCACCAAGCTCCTGGACAGCAGTGGACAGCCCAGATGGCACCACGGCCACAATTGCAAGGTATAG GTCAAATGTTAATGAATGCTGGTCCCCGGGGACCTGTTTCTCAATCGGGGTTGCAGCAGGTTCCTGCCCCCAGCATCATGGAGGATGACATCCTCAGAGACCTCATCTGA
- the MED25 gene encoding mediator of RNA polymerase II transcription subunit 25 isoform X16: protein MVVPMLDLSAQPIGMVADVVFVIEGTANLGPYFESLRKHYLLPAIEYFNGGPPAETDFGGDYGGTQYSLVVFNTVDCAPESYVQCHAPTSSAYEFVTWLDSIQFVGGGSESCSLISEGLSTALQLFDDFKKMREQIGHTHKVCILICNSPPYLLPAVESTTYSGYTTENLVQKIGERGIHFSIISPRKLPALRILFEKSLTGSMLESQLKDYSQDPRHMILIRGMVLPVGGSGATNNTLQPKQPVSQPPPVPPPLPPAQPQVLPQVSQPYQVTQPTTLTAAQAAAQSAVEAAKNQKTGLGTRFPSLNTMQPAFSQAPTQTLPTGTVPALTQKLPASSQSSLVSTVTTGLLVQPPVQASSQSAASAMTSGVPPNSMNVTQLTQAQIGAPQQSIPNKVMAWSGVLEWQEPKPTSVDSNTKLTRSLPCQVYVNQGENLKAEQWPQKLIMQLIPQQLLTTLGHLFRNSRMVQFHFTNKDLESLKGLYRIMGNGFAGCVHFPHTTPCEVRVLMLLYSSKKKIFMGLIPYDQSGFVNGIRQVITNHKQVQQQKQMGGSQPMGSAPNTQPFLTKQPGTLPVTQGVQQQMGGQQVSPGMPQVGIMEERQQSLLQLRVQQPQPAAPPPNQPPQAQGPPQAGPQATQGAAMLRPQNPGANPQLRSLLLSQQPPQAGVPQSQQPLHHLQQGSSGMLPHQPMGQTLGHQPPGQQQLQLPGQPLMHQAPGQQWTAQMAPRPQLQGQMLMNAGPRGPVSQSGLQQVPAPSIMEDDILRDLI, encoded by the exons TATGGTGGTACCCAATATAGTCTGGTGGTGTTTAATACAGTAGACTGTGCTCCTGAATCATATGTACAGTGCCATGCGCCAACAAGCAGTGCGTATGAATTTGTCACATGGCTGGACAGCATTCA GTTTGTGGGGGGTGGTAGTGAGAGCTGCAGCCTCATCTCAGAAGGTCTCAGTACTGCCCTACAACTCTTCGATGACTTCAAGAAGATGAGAGAACAAAT CGGCCACACTCATAAAGTCTGCATCCTTATCTGCAACTCACCTCCCTACCTGCTTCCAGCTGTGGAGAGTACCACATATTCAGGATATACAACAGAAAATCTGGTTCAAAAGATTGGTGAG CGGGGAATTCACTTTTCTATTATCTCCCCACGGAAACTGCCAGCTTTACGCATTCTGTTTGAGAAATCTCTGACAGGGAGCATGTTGGAGTCTCAGTTGAAGGACTATAGCCAGGATCCCCGGCACATGATCCTTATCCGTGGCATGGTACTTCCAG TAGGAGGATCAGGAGCAACCAATAACACCTTGCAGCCCAAACAACCTGTATCCCAGCCTCCCCCAGTGCCTCCTCCACTCCCTCCGGCACAACCACAAGTTCTGCCACAAGTTTCTCAGCCATATCAG GTTACTCAACCCACTACTCTTACTGCAGCCCAGGCAGCTGCTCAGTCCGCTGTGGAAGCCGCCAAGAACCAAAAGACCGGTCTAGGCACCCGCT TCCCTTCGTTGAATACCATGCAACCAGCTTTCAGTCAAGCTCCTACGCAAACCCTTCCGACAGGCACTGTTCCAGCTCTGACTCAAAAGCTCCCTGCCTCGTCTCAGTCTAGTCTGGTCTCCACAGTAACCACTGGCCTACTGGTTCAGCCACCTGTGCAAGCCTCCTCACAATCTGCTGCATCAGCCATG ACTAGTGGTGTGCCTCCCAACAGTATGAATGTGACTCAGCTGACACAGGCACAAATTGGAGCACCCCAGCAATCTATCCCAAACAAAGTGATGGCATGGAGTGGGGTGCTGGAATGGCAGGAG CCGAAGCCAACTTCTGTGGATTCTAATACTAAGCTCACTCGTTCCCTGCCTTGCCAGGTGTAtgtcaatcaaggagagaactt GAAGGCTGAGCAGTGGCCCCAGAAGCTCATTATGCAGTTGATTCCCCAACAGCTCTTG ACAACTCTGGGTCACCTGTTCCGCAATTCTCGCATGGTGCAGTTCCATTTCACGAATAAGGACTTGGAATCCCTCAAGGGACTATATCGCATCATGGGCAATGGATTT GCTGGCTGCGTCCACTTCCCCCACACGACACCTTGTGAGGTGCGAGTGCTGATGTTGCTCTACTCCTCCAAGAAGAAAATCTTCATGGGACTCATTCCTTATGACCAGAGTGGTTTTGTCAATGGGATCCGTCAAGTCATCACTAACCATAAACAAGTTCAACAGCAAAAG CAGATGGGGGGTTCTCAACCCATGGGCTCCGCACCCAACACACAGCCCTTCCTAACAAAGCAGCCTGGCACTTTGCCAGTAACTCAAGGAGTCCAGCAGCAG ATGGGTGGGCAACAGGTGAGCCCCGGTATGCCTCAGGTGGGAATAATGGAAGAACGGCAACAGAGTTTG TTGCAGCTCCGAGTACAGCAACCTCAGCCAGCTGCCCCACCTCCCAACCAACCTCCACAAGCACAGGGTCCCCCGCAGGCTGGGCCACAGGCCACCCAAGGAGCAGCCATGCTTAGGCCCCAAAACCCAGGAGCCAACCCTCAGCTACGAAGTCTTCTTCTGAGCCAACAACCA CCCCAAGCTGGAGTCCCTCAATCCCAGCAGCCCCTTCACCACCTACAGCAAGGATCTTCAGGAATGTTACCACACCAGCCCATGGGGCAGACTCTTGGGCATCAGCCTCCTGGGCAGCAACAGCTCCAGCTTCCTGGACAGCCGCTCATGCACCAAGCTCCTGGACAGCAGTGGACAGCCCAGATGGCACCACGGCCACAATTGCAAG GTCAAATGTTAATGAATGCTGGTCCCCGGGGACCTGTTTCTCAATCGGGGTTGCAGCAGGTTCCTGCCCCCAGCATCATGGAGGATGACATCCTCAGAGACCTCATCTGA